In Candidatus Omnitrophota bacterium, a genomic segment contains:
- a CDS encoding type II toxin-antitoxin system prevent-host-death family antitoxin: MNVVTIDEAKRDLDSLIAKVVSNAEPAIIATEAGQQIVLIPLDEFNAWQETAYLLSNPANAAHLRQSIAKK; encoded by the coding sequence ATGAACGTAGTAACAATAGATGAAGCGAAGCGCGATCTTGATTCGCTGATTGCTAAGGTGGTTTCGAACGCCGAACCAGCCATAATCGCCACGGAAGCAGGTCAGCAAATCGTCCTCATACCCCTAGACGAATTCAACGCCTGGCAAGAAACGGCTTATCTCTTGTCGAATCCAGCCAATGCGGCGCATCTTCGGCAGTCGATCGCTAAAAAGTAG
- a CDS encoding TIR domain-containing protein: MPELHRYKIFISHAWKYNDDYYRLIEYLNKEPNFVYSNYSVPEHDPVDAGNNKKLAEELRQQIRPVEVVVILGGMYVAYSDWIQFEIDYAKQLRKPILGVSPWSATKMPQVIQDTANAICGWNTPTIVSEIRRLA, from the coding sequence ATGCCAGAGTTACATCGTTACAAAATTTTTATCAGTCATGCGTGGAAATATAATGATGATTATTATCGATTAATTGAATACTTAAACAAGGAACCAAACTTTGTATATTCAAATTATAGTGTACCAGAACATGATCCTGTTGATGCTGGTAATAATAAAAAATTGGCGGAAGAACTACGACAGCAAATTCGCCCTGTAGAAGTTGTTGTTATTCTTGGCGGCATGTACGTTGCGTATAGTGATTGGATTCAATTTGAGATCGATTATGCTAAGCAATTGAGGAAGCCTATTTTGGGAGTGAGTCCTTGGAGTGCAACGAAAATGCCGCAAGTAATTCAAGATACTGCAAATGCAATTTGTGGTTGGAATACTCCAACAATTGTTAGTGAAATTAGGAGGCTTGCATAA
- a CDS encoding DUF4231 domain-containing protein, producing MENEKFEQYLKERYEDQIRWYSNRSSQNKRYYQWFQWGAIVISTSVPVLVISMPDKYKWFTAILSIILAIATSALKTFKFQENWINYRTISETLKKEKYFYDAEISEYATAEDKEQLLVERVETLISRENTLWVAIHTRKEEEEETEKN from the coding sequence GTGGAAAATGAAAAATTCGAACAATACTTAAAAGAACGATATGAAGACCAAATTAGATGGTATAGCAATAGGTCTTCTCAGAACAAACGATACTATCAATGGTTTCAATGGGGGGCAATTGTTATCTCAACTTCTGTTCCAGTATTGGTTATATCAATGCCAGATAAATACAAGTGGTTTACTGCAATATTATCGATTATTTTAGCAATTGCCACATCCGCATTAAAGACTTTCAAGTTTCAAGAAAATTGGATAAATTATAGAACAATATCAGAAACTTTAAAAAAAGAAAAATATTTTTATGATGCTGAGATAAGTGAATATGCTACAGCTGAAGACAAAGAACAACTCCTCGTAGAAAGGGTTGAAACACTGATATCACGTGAAAATACATTGTGGGTGGCAATTCATACAAGAAAAGAAGAGGAAGAAGAAACGGAAAAAAATTAA